The nucleotide window agcggtctaaaccaccgcttagactttcgaactcgacccgtttggtcgatcattaggatccgaccaagcatgtttagtgaccatagttgtatagcgaataaccttccgaggttataccttatggtcacatagtttaagtaattgtatgataggtagtttatatgccttaggaaaatgaccaaaatgcccttttcatgcataattggattttaagcatatgtaacttaaacttttgtcacttaactgattatgcaacataattaaacatgtttaggcatataatacttgtcataggactagttagacgtctcgaacgcgcgtttgcgcgaacgacgcgttaaagtagcgtaagctaccttaatgggtcgtagcgggttgtaagcacttaggataggttccgttttagaatgtagacttcgttaaaccatatcacatgagttccaatgctcatttggtttacgagacctcattctacccaatCTTCCGACTTAGGAGCCGATTGTTTAATTAgcgattcgattactaggtgccacatgattccttgatttcccgggcttcgttaggacacttaatcaaggatacttgcaatctcaagtgagtacatagtcccctcttttactgctttCAAATGTTTTAGGGTGAAACATGTGTGCCTaattgttattttcatgatttcaaagtataaattgattatacatgctagtacttatcttttgacgaACTGAACAATtgtctatggtttaaacactaatttttcaaagattataaaacaAATTGTTGGGTTGCActtattttatacattcaccaaaccgattggtagtatgatatagcgctataggactagacaccccattcctattgtatggaatgtcagaaaccaaattttaaccaaatagaaattgcctttgtggtatttctatagtctccaaggtgtagtttgatacactaaggtttGAATGAATGCTAAATGACGTTTTctttgtatattttgatatactaccaaggtacagtttgatgtgctcccAAATGTGATATtatccaaagtatatttttgatatactatgtacaaaatccaacatatgttttaatatactactttgttatttaccaaagcatagttgatatgctattttcaaaaccaaaacatagttgatatgttattttcaaaaccaaaacatagttgatatgctatctttcaaaaccaaagtatatttgtgatatactaccaaatctattattttagtaacaaaagtATATTTTTGATATACTATACGTTTAACTAATTccaaaccaaagtatattttttgtatatactacaaaccttttatcaaaacaatatatttttagaaacaaaacttttacaaggATTCATAGCTATTTTTGTAAAACATAAAACCTCTTTCTTATGTTaactaaagccatgaatctaaatcaacaaaacctatgttactcacaggcatttttatgctgacgtacctattttcacatatgtttcaggtgctgctatgtgatgattatTGATGCATGCTTGCTATACATATGATGGACTcatgccttagcgactttaaaacttgaaagacaatatttgtatttatcagatttgtaataaaacaatgagttcaataattcaataaaacaaaactatttgatccatggttgtgaaacaatgattctgttacgacactccccaacgtttccgccacgatttgttgttttacgtggtcggggtgtgacatagatACCTTTTAACACATTAATTAACTTTGATTCTAATTACATAACATACAGCCGAATATCTTTTACGACGAGAAGAAATACACAGACAACCAACGTCTAAACATATTTGCCTCAAATTTTGAAGATCATCATACTAAAATATGAGGTAAAAAAACTTGATTCGGTTGACCTGGTGTTTATTCCGGTACTTCAAGGTGACCACTTCTATGTCTTGTGCTTCCACTTGAAAACCGGCAAAATTGAGCTGATTGACAATTCAGCAGCTGAACAAGAGTTTGAGGAAAGATACAAGGGGCTTCCAGACACACTggtaatacaaaaacttatacatatacatgttatatattatgtaaaagctactaacacaatgttgctatgttacagagaagggtattggttttatacctACGAAAGGCTTTAAAACCAACACCGACTATAGAAGAACTTGCAACCTCAGTAATAGAAAGAAAAGAGATGGATTGGAGGACGAAGAATAACGGCGTAGACTGTGGAGTGTTTACGATGCGTCACATGGAAACATACAAAGGAGAGAAAACACCATGGGTGACTGGATTTGTGAAAGAAGATGAAGTAAACAACAGACAgaattcacaacttcatctcctaAGGCACAGATATCTAAGTAAAATCATTCTATCCGAACACAATATGCATCGTGAACTAATAATTAAAAAGGCAAATGCTTTCGATAAAAGGCCAGACAAAGAAAGGTATATGAAAGATTTGGAGAACATAATCCCAGCTAGGATGAGTGCATTTTTTGGAAAGGAATAGTAAACTTGTTTGATGTTGGATTTATGTTGAATATTTAGACTTGTTATATAACATTAATGTTTTTAATTTcgcatatattatatataaaatcgCAAGTTTGACATTGAATTGCTTAAAATTTGCAAAATAGGGGAATATACACATGCGAAATAAAATCCATTCCATAACACAACATGCGAATTTATTGAAACATGCAAAACTTGgatgttttattaaaacaaagcactaaaataaacaaagttcattcaaaagatgaaagaaactccATTTTCATCTTCATCGAGCATCTTAAGATAGTTATTGCATCCGCCAACTCTTTCAACTGCTTCTCATTCCTCTCACCCAAATCAACCATGAACATAACAGCAATTTCTTGAAGACTACTCACTTGCATCTGAGATAGCAAGTTCAGAATTTCTTGTCTTCTCTTCATGTTTTCTGTTACACGAGAAATGTTGGTCTCCAACATCTCTTGACATGATCGATCCTCTTGAATTTGTTCCTGAATCCTTTTCCTCAAAGCCTGCTTGATACTTGATTCCGAAGAAGAGGATGTTGGTAGATCTGTCATTTTTAATAGGATGTTTGAAATAGTGATAAAAAgataaactatataataaaagaaaaattattgatatgaattattgaaataaattattgaactgaattatttgatttcaattattgaactgaattatGAAACACACTGTgcgaaaataaatataattacttTAAAAGCGTGCGAAATATAGAGCTATATATGTTAAATACTTTCTAGTTTGCGAAATGTCCAACTTAAACATGCGAAATTATAGAAATGATCCAATCTTAACTACCTGGGCTATGTTAAAAACACCACATGCGATATATCAAACATCACATGCGATATGATAAACTCAACAAATAAAACCAGAAACAACTTATCTTCAACCTCATTACAATctaataaaatgaaaaaaaaaagcttCAAATCAAATAAAACCCAAAACTCAACCGTAACCCTATGATGAAAAACCAAAAACAAACATCCTAAATGACGAATCCAGCATTTTCGGAGAACGCCAATCTGTGTTCGGTCAGGAATCAATCAAAAAACCTACAAATCGAATTGATACGAACGGCAATTAGATGGACGGTTATGAAACGAACTCGAAATCTGCTTCCTAGTTGACGGAATTCCCTGATTAGCCCTCAGATGTTTGAATAGAATGTCTGATATACCCTTATTTAATTAAattgaatcaggacacgtgtatggctGAGGGCagcgcgtacataatgtacgataaggggatttgtatcctacactttacctatatatatatatatatatatatatatatatatatagggaagggtttaaatgagaacgctaaatatttgtgagaaccgtgagaataaatgaaaaaaccatgagaacttggtcaaaaacaattcaaattcaaaatttttttctacacttatcattattattcgaatacaatgttagaaattcaatttacacgtttaaatttacgtgaattcgtaaataaagaaaatttacacatgtgtaagtttgccatttacacatgtgtaaatctgctatatttacacatgtgtaaaaaatctaaaaacaatgattttgaaatgagaaatgaattatttgatgttataaattcttgttttgatgttgtatcttaattacaatgaggtttgtataaaaaaaattggttttgattggttttttcattcgttctcatggttctcgcaatatttagcgttctcaagataaccctcccctatatatatatatatatatatatatatatatatatcgtacattacggcttaacgtacttcacgtacgacaacctacgtgatttgttctataacatgcgtgattaatgttttctatatgcgtgattattgtgtttcaacatgcgtgattttggatttttgagttataacgtgcatgattttaaaatgaacgtgcgtaattacctgtcgtacgtgatgtacgttaagccgtaatgtacgttaaccttcctctatatatatatatatatatatatatatatatatatatatatatatatatataggataaggatcatgtgagaagtagtagactaattgagaaacttgagaagcattctggaccacacattttctctaagcttttcgcaatatacacatatgtatagtttaaaattgactatatacatatgtgtataattcaatatacatatatgtatatactcaattttaaactatacatatgtgtatattacgaaaagcttagaaaaatgtgtggtccagaatgcttctcaagtttttcaaatagggtggacttctcttaggatccctaccctatatatatatatatatatatatatatatatatatatatatatatatatatatatatggagaggatcatgagaaaactacatatatatgagaaaactagaaaactaactaaaagccactaaaaaggaggggggagacttttaatgaaggaggggggacttttaatgaaggaggggtaaaattggaacaaaaaatatataacttttcaaacatttcccatttctctatacgttatcattttaaaacaaaaatggcaccataagatcacaaattttcttatctttcattcaagtatattcgagcatattttttatgacataaaaaaagatttatggtgtcgtcttgttttcaatactattattacagtaatgcacatgtgcaatataacatgtactacaatgtgcattacatgcttaaaattagctttttgagtctagtttagcttttagggttagtttttttggaggtttaggattaggattagatttttgggtgtgggggggagggggggtttaggttttttgaggggtttatgtttagggtttagttttaggttttcgggagggtgggggtgggggggtttaggtttttggggggtgggggttaggcttttggtgggagtgtgaatttaggtttttggggggtgggggtggggggtttaggtttttggggggtgtcggtggggggtgggttaagtggtttaggctttctgtattagtgcacatgtgcagtacaaaaaaaaaaaaaaaaaaattttggaaatttttttccatacataaaaaagtagcgatttttctataaaaaattgtaaaaaaaattgtatgttttttaggtttttttagttagttttttggttttctcatttaaactagttttctcatgacccatatatatatatatatatatatatatatatatatatatatataggttgaagatcatttcagaactctaaataattaCAGAACTTTCAAAATTCATAATaaacaattattttatatataaatttctGTATTTATGGTACTTTTATCATTTatcatatatatttttaagattacatacatgttaagagtagtTTACATATGTATAATAATCAAATTGTATATATGTGTAacaactaattacatatatgtaaaaaaaaccactttacatatgtgtaatcaTAAAATTACATACCAAAAAAgataaactatttttaacatgtatgtaatcataaaaatatatGGAAAAAATGACAAATGGGTGAGGAGGAGGATAAAATTACAAGAGTTTGATACAGACATGACAAATTTAGCTAAACAAAACCGAGCTCAACTACGCGTTTCACACCTCTACTATTTTGCCACCTCAATGGGCGAGGATGAGGATGaatcaaccaaaaaaaaaaaaaaaattaataataaactaTATTTTGGGCATACAATTATCATTCATTCTTGTAGAATATTTCATGTGAAAAATATATGAACTGATGCACAattatactaataaacaatacaGATGAAGTAAGGGAGTCATGGAAAATGAAGTACAAGTTTGTTACACATTGGCGGCTTTAAGAGAAAGAAAATCGGAGATCTTGCTTGTGTAAAAATCTGGTTGTATGGAATTGTTCGGGTTTTGAAGCATTGAGAGACTTGTCACACCTATAAATAATCGTCAAAAACGTTATGTTCTATATTTAACCAGTAAATTATAATAAAGGTTATTGGATAAGGAAAGTGGTTATTCGTTTCAAAAGTAATGTCAACTATTTATTAAGAGAAAAATATTGCAATTACTAAAACGAGCCGTATCCGGTATCATTTTAGTTTTGTTTAGGCTGATtacgacaaaaaaaaaaaaaaaaaaaattgtcaaaAATATGTATGACTTGCCCTTAATTTAAAGCTTTTGTCAAATATAGAGTTGTAAAAATGACCAAAACAGTGTATGTTTTGAACAATCCATCTACAAGGATTTTATATCTTGTAGTAGATTAAGATGTATTTTTCTCATTGGACAACTCTCAAAGTGACATCTTTAATGGCTTGATGTTTTACAATTTTCcgatgaagtttttttttttttttttttatgttgtaAATGGCATAAGCTAAATTTTGAATAGTTTGGTGGCTTTAAGTAAAACTTTTGAATATGTTTATATGATCCCTATCTTTTTGGAAACTTTGAATAAAAAGTATATTGGGTCAGCCCGACCGGacctaaacaaataaataattacgcatgttaaCTTGTTACCCTGACCCAACTAACCCATCTCTTTTGTTAGTTTTAGAACACAACAAATTGATTTTAAAGAAAGGCATATACGAATATAACCAACCTGAGAGAACAAGAAGAGTTTTGCATCCACCATTTTGTCCGAAAAGAATATCGGTGTCTAGTCTGTCACCAACCATGCATATCTGTGATTTGCTGATGCCAAATCTGTTCATTTCAAATTTAATGTGTTAGAAGAACATGGTTAGAAATGTGGTAAGGAAAGGAAATCAAATAAAAGTTGAAAGAATAAAAAAGCAATTTTTTAGAACGTTTTGCTGCTAAGCTTTATGTGCATCAAGAATGAATTAAAGCATCTTACTTGTTTGCCAAGTAATCCATCATGAACGTTGAAGGTTTCCCAACAACAAGCGGTTCACGTTGAGTAGATCCAACAAGAGCACCAACCATAGAGCCACCACCTGGAATATTGATTTTACATtggcatgtatgtatgtatgtatgtatgtatgatttGCATCCAAAACGGGCCAAAACATGTATGGTTGAATTTGTAGACCCGAAATGTTTTTTGTCCAAATTATATTGTTTTTGTGATTAATTGGTGTTGTATATAATCACAAAACTATATGATTACGACACTAATCTAATTTTCTGAAAAACGATTTAGTAGGTTTATTACATTAAAGTAGCTGCTGCAGGCTGTCGTTTGAATTGTTTGATTCATTTTAATTTTCTTTTAGAAAAAGAACTGAGGGGTGGTTAGACCTGCCCATTCTTGTGCATCTGTAAGATGAGTAACAGCGTCACGGTTTGTAGCAAGGAAAAGACAGCCTGGATTTTCACGAACACATAGTGTCCCATACCTGCCAATCAGAAAAAAGTTAAATCACAAATTGGAAATATGTAATTAAGATACTAATTTCAAGCAACTTACTGAACTTTGTAGTAGTTAAAGTAACGGTCGAATCCAACTACAACTGCACCAACCTACATACCAGAAACAACCAACCAATTTTATTCGTCCCCGTTAAAAATGGGTAATTTTATCTTTTGGGTAAAACAAGTCCAAAGAGGATAAAAACTAAAATATCTTAATAACTTGCAGCTCGGGTCCACCGACCCATACCCGTTTTAAAATGCCCATTTTCTCATTAGGGCAAAAGCCATTTAACAAAACTCAAGATCACCTCAATCTAATCTAGCTAGCAAAACAAAATGCTTCATTAATAGTAAGTAATACAAAACTAAATAATACTAGCATGCATTATTTATATTAGAATGAGTTATTACTTTGTGAGTTCTTATACAGTGTCAGTATCCAGTAAAATTTACTTTACATGATGCTAAGTAAATCACAGGTTATGTTAACAAACTAATGGAGTCTCACATCTTTGTCATGTTCCATATAGAATCCAGGCTTGAGCTCTATCTTTTTTCCACCATCTTCCTGCAAAGGCACTTTaatgtaacaaaaataataatgAAGAAATAGTAAACCATAAGTTCCCAAAGAATTAACAAACTggatagcatagcatagcatagcatgtTTTTGACTTCAAATTCTTTGATCAGCAAGGTCAAATGGGGGAATTCACGGATTATGCTCGTAATGGTAATCATAGTTCACATGTGTCATATGAAAAGTGCCAAACTGTAAATGGACTTCAAATATAGAATAACCATAGTACAAAGTGTTGCTGCTGCTGCAGCCAATTGTCATCATAAACGAAAACATACCGGACCCCCAAGGTATGAATAGCCTGCTAGCTCAAGCTCTATCAGTATGCCTTCTTCACCAATCACATATATCTGGAAATAATATATAGGTTTAAAATCTTTTTTATAAAAGGTCTCACTTGTATCAAGGAAGGAAATACTACACTACTTACTTTCTTGTCTTTAGGGAAAGCAATGGATTGTAGATATGCAGCAGCAGCAAAAGAAGATGCAAAAATTTCTTCCTGAAACCTTCACCTTAAGTTAGATAATTTCTAGAGAAATGAAGAACAAGGTGTTACCCCACCTCATTGACATTGAGACCAAGTGTCTCGAACTTTTTGCCATATTGTTTCCTGGACTTTGTTGAGTTATTAGTTACAAAGACAAGTCTCTTTCcctaagaaaaaaaaaagaagaagaagaattaggggctgtttggcaacatctgaacaTTTAAGTGTTGAatcaataagaggtctgaattattaggtgctgaaccagtaagaggtctgaattaTTAGgtgctgaaccattaagagcctgtataatgcttatataatgcttaaccgttcagaggcaaatgtctgaccaattcatattagaggtcttaaccattctcTCTGTATAATTCTTAACCATTCATaattcttaaccattcagaggcaaatgtctgaaccattcagacattgcTCCGTGAAACAAACAGTGTGCTAAACCAgcaagaggtctgaaccattaagaggctgTTGTTAAAATAGAGGAGATGTGGTGAATTAGGTAGGTACCTTTGAGCGGAGCAACTCCAAGGTTTCTGGAACCCCGTCGATTAATTTATCCCCCTTCCAAATGACTCCTGCGAAATCAAACAAggaattatatataaatatatatgaaaATGAATGAATAAGGAAGGAAGGAAGGAAGGATACCATCACAATCGAAGATGAAAGTCTCAACGGAGTCAATTAGAGCGTCGGCGTCCTGCAAGGGTTGTGCAGCCACGGAAGAAGCAGTGGCGGATGTAGCAAGCAGATCCTTCTTATCCTCCATTCTCCTACTCCATCCAActctcttcttcttcttgaagaataaTGATGATGACGAGCAGGAGCAGGATGAAATGCGTTTGAAATTGGCAGCGGAGACCACAGTTGCTCTGCTGCTAACAAGCATCTCTACAGTCAGTTGAGAGAGTGATCGACGGATTCAATTTTTATGATTGATTTGTAGTGGCCGTGGCCGAATGAGTGGACTCAAACTATGCCTTTTTTTATCCAGATTTACAGGCCACTTGTGGTACACAATCACTCAATACCACTCTAGATAGACTAGTCCcgtacccgcgcgatgcggcgacGGCGACTTTTTGCAAGAGGGAGCGACACATCGCATTGTGATactcgtttttggtagttttcttattcatatGATATTTTATTGTGGCATCATTGTGAACCGTTTGCATTGTTCGGTTGTTTAGATTATTATCCTCAATCGACATGGAGGTTatcgattagtctattttattagcCAATCCGTTTTCGGTTATAGATTTGGTTTATTCAATTAGATTGACAGCTTTTGGTTTGATTCATCCAAATTCACGATGCAAcggaaaacacaacacttgttTATATTCGCTAAATTTAGAAGGTCATTATTTGAAGTttacattctttttttttttaacggaaaACGGCATTATATTCATCACCAATTATATACAATATTTGGTAAGTAAGATACCAGACCAATACATTATACATGAACTCCCACAATTTCTCCTACTAACTGGTGTATTATAATCATCACCAATTATATACAACATTTGAAGTTTACATTCTTCTCATCTGGATAGTTGATGACAAACTGCATGAGAAATCGAGTTAGGTATCGGTTTACTATGCAAGGTTGTGTAGATAAATATGATACTTATTGTAACTTTTTATAGCCTCTAATCACCAGTTATATCATATCCTTTAAATCTCAAACTTCCCTTTGGATTGTCAATTAATAATACCTGTCAcatctttttatatatttttcgTTTCTTTGACGATATTTAAAAGGTTATTTACGTTTGTAAATCAAACATTACAGTTTACCGTCATTAAAAAATTAAAAGCGACAAATGATAGGGAAGAGTTTTCGGATACTAATTATTACTTGTAATAAAGCAAATTAGTATACTATTAAAACCCGTTATATTTTTTAAGTAGTGAACCAGTTGTAACAATTTAAAGATATGTGATTTGGTTTAAGCATTAACTATCATATGAGTCTTTAAACAATTTATAGATATGTGATTTggcttaaccattaagtttcagATGAGTCTTTAAACAATTTAAAATATGTGGTTTAACCATGAAGTATCAGATGAGGCACAAAAGATATCTACAATGAAATAGATAAACTGGTCATTGAGCAAGCTGGCTGAGCAAGCCTTAGCTCAAGCGGGTGGTCGAAAATAAAGTCATCTCGAGCTAACAAGTTAAATTCAAATAAGCTATTTGTTATTTTGCAAGACACAAAATAAAAGGGTTAGACATGGCAAAAGGGTCAAAAGGTCAGGAATTCAATAAACTTGTGGGGTTTTTTGATAGGGTTAAAACTTTGGGGAGGAAGAAAACTAAGAGATAGAGAGATATTTGACTCAAATTATGCTTGATTCCATTCCATACGTAACATCCAAATAAATAGATAAGAAACTTATATAAGACACCCCCAAACTAAACCAAAATAACATCCTAATCCCTTGACTTAACAATagtaataaaactaaaataaataagataCGTAACAATACTCCCCCCTTAACCTACTTTTTGCCCTCAAAAAGTAAGCTCTTCAATTCAATCCTTAACCCTTGTCGTCTTGTTCAGTTTCCTCATCGCCTTCCACGTTAATCACAAAAAGTTGTTTCTTTTTGCACTTGCGTCCTGGAACGAACTTTTCAGTGCACCAAAAGCATTCTCCTTTTGACTTTTTTAACTCTAGTTCCTCACCTGACAAGCGCTTCGCGTTAATAGTTGCTGGTTTATAAGCTGGTGGCCCAGGGACTCCTGTAGGATCTGGAAGCAACGGAAGTTTTGAAGCGTTAACCGAAGGTGTTATTTTGACATC belongs to Helianthus annuus cultivar XRQ/B chromosome 5, HanXRQr2.0-SUNRISE, whole genome shotgun sequence and includes:
- the LOC110940699 gene encoding phosphoglycolate phosphatase 1A, chloroplastic isoform X1, whose amino-acid sequence is MLVSSRATVVSAANFKRISSCSCSSSSLFFKKKKRVGWSRRMEDKKDLLATSATASSVAAQPLQDADALIDSVETFIFDCDGVIWKGDKLIDGVPETLELLRSKGKRLVFVTNNSTKSRKQYGKKFETLGLNVNEEEIFASSFAAAAYLQSIAFPKDKKIYVIGEEGILIELELAGYSYLGGPEDGGKKIELKPGFYMEHDKDVGAVVVGFDRYFNYYKVQYGTLCVRENPGCLFLATNRDAVTHLTDAQEWAGGGSMVGALVGSTQREPLVVGKPSTFMMDYLANKFGISKSQICMVGDRLDTDILFGQNGGCKTLLVLSGVTSLSMLQNPNNSIQPDFYTSKISDFLSLKAANV
- the LOC110940699 gene encoding phosphoglycolate phosphatase 1A, chloroplastic isoform X2, with protein sequence MLVSSRATVVSAANFKRISSCSCSSSSLFFKKKKRVGWSRRMEDKKDLLATSATASSVAAQPLQDADALIDSVETFIFDCDGVIWKGDKLIDGVPETLELLRSKGKRLVFVTNNSTKSRKQYGKKFETLGLNVNEEDGGKKIELKPGFYMEHDKDVGAVVVGFDRYFNYYKVQYGTLCVRENPGCLFLATNRDAVTHLTDAQEWAGGGSMVGALVGSTQREPLVVGKPSTFMMDYLANKFGISKSQICMVGDRLDTDILFGQNGGCKTLLVLSGVTSLSMLQNPNNSIQPDFYTSKISDFLSLKAANV